Part of the Rhizobium viscosum genome is shown below.
GCTGGTCGGGTTGATCCAGAATGCCATGGTGCTGCTGGCGGTCGATCCCTACTGGGTCACCTTCCTGCTCGGCGCGCTGATCCTCGCCGCGGTCTGGGTCAACCGCTACCGCGCAATCCGGGTCGGGGAGGATTGAGATGGCACTCATTCTGGACCGAATCGGCAAGTCGTTCCCGGGCGTGCGGGCGCTCAACAATGCGTCGCTGAGCCTCAATGGCGGCGAGATCCACGCACTGATGGGCGAAAACGGCGCCGGCAAATCGACGCTGATCAAGATCATCACCGGTGTCCATCGGCCAGACAGCGGGACAGTGACGCTGGGCGGCGCGCCTCTATCCCTCTCCTCGCCTCGCGATGCAATCGCGCTCGGCATTTCGGCGGTGCATCAGGAGCGTAACCTCATTCCCCGCTTCTCTGTGGCCGAAAACATTCTCCTGGAGGGGCTGCCGGTTCGAAACGGCCTCGTCGATTTTCGTCGCGCCAACGATGAGGCGCGCGAACACCTTCGCAAGGTCGGCCTCGATGTCGATCCGGCAACGGAAGTGCGCCGCCTCAGCGTCGCCCAGATGCAGATGGTGGAGATTGCCAAGGCGCTCAGCCACCAGGCCAAGGTTCTGCTGCTCGATGAGCCGACGGCGTCGATCACCGATGCCGAGACCGAAATCCTCTTCAGACTCGTGCGGCAGCTGCGCGATCAGGGAACGGCGATCCTCTTCGTCAGCCACAAGCTCGAAGAGGTCCTGAGCCTTTGCGACCGGGTCACGGTTCTGCGCGACGGCGAAACGACGCTGTGCGGCGCCCCGATGGCCGGCATGACACGGCAGACGCTGATCGAGGCGATGATCGGCCGCGCCGAGCGGCCGGTGATTGCTCGCTCCGGCAAACCGCAGGAAGGCACACCGAAGATCGAGCTTCGCGAGGTCGCGACAGCAGCCGGCCACGGCGATATCTCCTTTTCCCTCTATCGCGGTGAAATCCTCGGCCTCTACGGCCTCGTCGGCGCCGGCCGCACCGAGCTTGTCCGCGCTATCATCGGCAAGGACAAACTCAAGTCTGGCATGGTCCTGATCGACGGCAAATCGGTGCGCATCGGCTCGGTCGAGGAGGCGATCAAGCGCTTCCGTATGGGCTATGTCAGCGAGGATAGGAAACACGAGGGCGTCGTTCTCGCCCATCCGATCCGTTCGAATATCGCCATGACCGTCTGGGACCGGATCGCCTCGACCTTTGGGCTGATCGGCGCCGGCAAGGAGCGCAAGACCGCCGCACCACTTGCCCGGCAGCTGGAAATCCGCACGCCCAATCTGGAAAAGCTCGTCGGCAATCTCTCGGGCGGCAACCAGCAGAAGGTCTCGCTCGCCAAGTGGCTCGCCGCCGATGTCGATATCCTCTTTATCGACGAGCCGACCGTCGGCATCGACATCAAGGCCAAGGCCTATATCCATGAGCTTATCAACGGCCTTGCCGACAAGGGCATTGCGATCCTGCTGATATCGAGCGACATGCCGGAAATGGTGGCGCTCGCCGACCGTATCCTCGTCATGCACGATTTCAGGATCGTCCACGAGCATAAAAACGACCGCAAATATGAAACGGCAAGCCGCGCCATCATGTCGGCAATCCACGCGGCCGAGCCCGTTCAAACCCGCACGGCACGTTAGGAGGAACCATGGCCCGCATTGAGAAGATCGAATTGCGCATGGTGGACCTGCCGCCGAAGGTGAAGCGCACCGACGCCATCCAGAGCTTCGTCAGCCAGGAAACGCCCATCGTCACCATCACCGATTCCGACGGTGCCTCGGGCACCGGCTATTCCTACACGATCGGTACTGGCGGCTCCTCCGTCATGCGGCTTCTGTCGGATCATCTGGCGCCGCTCCTGATCGGCGAGGATGCCGATTGCATCGAGGCGATCTGGCACAAAATGGAATTTGCGACCCACGCCACGACGATCGGTGCGATCACCGCACTGGCAGTTGCTGCCGTCGATACAGCGCTGTGGGACCTCAGAGCGAAGAAACAGAAGCTGCCGCTTTGGAAACTCGCCGGCGGTGCCAAGGAAAGTTGCCCGCTCTATACGACCGAGGGCGGCTGGCTGCATATCGAGAAGGAGGCGCTTGTCGAAGACGCCCTGCAGGCGAAGGCGAAGGGTTTTTCCGGCTCGAAGGTGAAGATCGGCAAGCCGCATGGCGCAGAGGATTATGCCCGTCTGTCTGCAATGCGCACCGCGCTCGGTGACGGCTTCGAGATCATGACCGACTGCAATCAAGGCTTTACCGTCGATGAAGTTATCCGCCGCGCGGCGCGGCTGAAGGAGCTCGATCTTGCCTGGATCGAAGAGCCACTGCCGGCCGACGATCTCGATGGCCATATCCGGCTGTCGCGCTCGACCCCGACGCCGATCGCCGTCGGTGAATCCCTCTATTCGATCCGGCATTTCCGCGAATATATGCAGAAGGGCGCCTGCTCGATCGTGCAGGTGGATGTTGCCCGCATCGGCGGCATCACACCCTGGCTGAAGGTGGCGCATGCGGCCGAAGCCTTCGATATCCCCGTCTGCCCGCATTTCCTGATGGAGCTGCATGTCAGCCTGGTCTGCGCCATCCAGAACGGCAAATATGTCGAATATATCCCGCAGCTGGATGAACTGACGACCAAGGGCATGGAGATCCGAAACGGCCGCGCCGTCGCCCCTTCCGAATCAGGCATCGGCATCGAATGGGACTGGGATGCCGTGAAGGCCCGCAGCATCGCCGAGTTCACGACGGAAGTCAGGCCAGGGCGGTAGAACATGCAGCGCATGGGCATGGTGATCGGCCTGGAGCCGGACAAGGTCGCAGATTACAAGGCGCTGCATGCCGCCGTCTGGCCGGAGATCCTGGCGCTGCTCTCGGCCTGCAACATCACCAACTATTCGATCTTCCTGAAAGAGCCGGAAAACCTGCTGTTCGGCTACTGGGAATATGTCGGCGACGATTTCGAAGTCGATATGTCCAAAATGGCCGCCGATCCGACAAACCAGGCATGGTGGGCCGTCTGCATGCCCTGCCAAAAACCGCTTGCGATCCGCAAGGAGGGCGAATGGTGGGCGATGATGGCTGAAGTGTTTCACCTCGATTGAGACAGGATTACGCCCCATGTCAAATGCTGGCATCAGACGTCATCCGCAAGCCAGTAAGTTGCAAATTTGCGATCATTGCCCTATATGCAATCAATGATGAATGGAGGTGCTCATGGCTAGCATGACGATCCGAAATCTCGATGAGACGCTGAAAAAGCGGCTGCGAATCCGTGCTGCTATCCATGGCCGATCCATGGAAGACGAAGCGCGTGATATTCTGCGGTCCGCGCTGGCCACGAGCGAACCGTCTCGCAGTCTGGTGCAATCCATCAGAGCCCGCTTGGAATCGACCGGTGGAGTAGAACTCGATATTCCCACACGTGAACCTATTCGTGACGCGCCGGACTTCGAACGGTGATCATTCTCGATACAAACGTCCTTTCCGAGCTACTTGTCCCCTCTCCAAACACGACCGTTATCGATTGGTTGGCCAACCAGCAACCGGCTTCGATATTCACGACAGCCATAACAGAGGCCGAAATCCTCTTTGGACTGCGGCTGCTTCCAGAAGGGCGCAGACGTCGCGATCTCGAGGCCGCAATATTACCGATCTTCAACGACGATCTGTACGGGCGCATCTTACCGTTCGATCGAGACGCGGCCGATATATATGCCACAATAGCGACAGTACGGCGCGCGGCAGGTCGGCCCATTAGCCAATTTGACGCCCAGATTGCTGCTATTGCGCTGTCGCGCGGCGCCTCGCTTGCGACGCGTAACGAGGCTGATTTCGAGAAGATCGGTTTGGAGATTATCAACCCTTGGAAGGCAAGCTGAACTGGTCGCAAGACTGCGCTGCTGATCACGCCCCTTTGGACCAATACGAAGCGGTCTGACGCGCTACCATCCGATATACCATATGTCCTTGGAACCGATCTCCCGCGAAGGACGTTTCCTGCGCATCCCCGCCTGCAGACTTTCGAACTCATCGACAATTCGCAGACCCATGGAGCCGGATGACAACACAGCAGATCCTCGCATTCTCCGTCATCGCCATGATGATGGGGGTCTTTATCTGGGATCGGTTCAGATATGACGTCGTCGCTTGCTGCGCGCTTGTTCTCTCCGTCGCGGTCGGGATCGTCCCTCCGGACAAGGCATTTTCCGGTTTCTCCGATGATATCGTCATTATCGTCGGCAGCGCGTTGATCGTCTCAGCCGGGGTCGCACGTTCGGGCGTCGTCGACATGGCGATCAAGCGATTCTTTCCGAACCTCAATACGCTGCACAGCCAGCTTGCGCTGCTGATGATTGCCGTGGCATTGCTTTCCGCGTTCATCAAGAATATCGGCGCGCTGGCGATCATGATGCCGGTCGCCTTTCAGTTTGCCCGGAAGTCGAGCGTCTCACCGTCCCAATATCTGATGCCCATGTCATTCGCCGCCTTGCTTGGCGGCCTGATGACGCAGATCGGTACGTCGCCGAATATCGTTGTCTCCCGGCTGAGGGCGGAAATGACGGGCAGCTCCTTCACCATGTTCGATTTCACGCCGGTCGGCGGTGTCCTGACGATCGTCGGCATCACCTTTCTGATCTTCTTTCACTGGCTGGTGCCAAGTCGTACGAAACAGGGCAGCTCGATCGAGGAAGCGGTCGAAATCAAGAACTATACCTCGGAAGCGCTGGTTACGGCTGAATCGGCTGTCTTGGAAAAGCCGATCAGCGTTCTCGTCAAACCTGGCGACGGCGAGGTGATTGCCACTGCCGTCCTGCGTGGCGCGACGCGCATGTCCCCCTTCCCTGATCTGACACTCCGGGAAAACGATATCGTGCTGCTGGAAGGTCCGCCGGCCGCGCTCGACCGCATCGTATCGGCCGGAAAGCTGCAGCTCTCCGGCAAGCCAATCATAGGGAGCGGGCAGATGAAGGCGGAGGTCATCTCGATCGAGGTGGTGATCGGCCAGGAATCGCCCCTGAAGGGCCGTTCCGTCAAGCAACTTGCACTCGCCTATACGCGCGGCGTCAATCTGCTGGCCATCAGCCGGCATGGCGAACGATTGAAGGAGCGCCTTGCCAATCTGACACTTGCCGCCGGCGACGTGCTGGTGCTGCAGGGAAGCCGTGAGAACCTGCCGGTCGTCATGCAGGATCTTACCCTGCTGCCACTTGCCCAGCGCGAGATATTGCTTGGCACGCGCCGGCGGGCTTTCATTCCGCTGGTCATCCTGGCGCTTGCCATGGCGACGACGGCGGTCGGCATTGCGCCGGTACCTGTCGCCTTCTTTGCAGCCGCCCTCGGTATGGTCGTCTTCCGGGCGATCCCGCTTGCCGATATCTACAAGTCGGTCGACGGCCCGATCCTCATCATGCTTGCAGCCTTGATCCCCGTCTCCGATACCCTGCGCACCTCAGGCGGCAGCGACCTCATTGCCCATGGGCTTGGCGACTTCGCCAAGGGCCTGCCGGCCTGGGGCGCGCTGGGCTTGATCCTTGTGGCAGCGATGGCCGTGACGCCCTTTCTCAACAATGCTGCCACCGTACTTGTCATGGGGCCGATCGCCGTCGGTTTTGCCACCGATCTCGGCTTCCGGCCGGAGGCCTTCCTGATGGCGGTGGCGATCGGCGCTGGCTGCGATTTCCTGACCCCGGTCGGCCATCAGTGCAACACACTGGTCTTCGGCCCAGGAGGATATAAATTCTCCGACTACCCGCGCCTCGGTCTTCCGCTGTCGTTTCTGATCGTTATCGTCAGCATGCCGGCACTCTTGTATGTGTGGCCAGTAAACTGATTGCTGACACGCGGGTCAACAGAACGCGCTAGACGCGCAGAGCAGAGCCAGATCTTGCCACGCGATCTGCTTATAACCCGCATCACAATCGTAGCGCTCCACATCGAGCATGATTCCATACTTTTCGAAAAGTCTTCCATTGCTTGTGGAATTGGTAATGTCACCCGAACCCGGCAGTCGTACCCGAATAGTGACGGTCCTTAACCGAAACTCTCTCACCGGCTAGACCTTCTTTGGCTCAAGCATTCTTATGCTTTCGACATGCCCGCCGCCTCACCATGGGCGTACAGCGGATTTTTTGTGCAGGGAAGAGGATTACAGGGCAGCGACGCTCGCCCGTAGCCGGGGTGCGGCGAAATCCAGAAAGTGGCGCATCTTGAGCGGCATCTGGCCACGGGCGAGATGGACCAGGTGGATGGGAGCGGGCTCCGGTTCGAAGTCCTCAAGCACGAGTTTCAGCGCGCCGGCTGCGACCGCCCCTGCGACCTGATAATACAGCAGCCTGGTGACGCCAGCGCCGCGGATGGCGGCCTCGGCGGCCGCCTCGGTGGTGGTGACGGAAAGCCGCGGGCTGATCAGCACGTCAATGGCCTTTGCAGCTCCGGGCTTCTGGAACTGCCAGCCGGCTGTTGGCGTCAGGATCTCGACACTGATGCAGGGCAGGCCCAGGAGATCGGCCGGCTCCTTCGGCGCACCCCGGCCGGCAAAGAGGGCCGGACTGCCGCAGACGACCCTGCGAACCGAACCGATGCGCGTGGCGACCATGGCGCTGTCGGGCAAATTGCCGATGCGCACGGCCATATCGACATGCTCGTCGACGAGATCGATATTGCGGTCCGCCAGCATCAGCCGCACGTTGATGGCCGGAAAGGCTGCCAGAAAGTCCGCCACGACAGGCAGCACGTGAAGGCGGCCGAACTGCACTGGAGCTGTGATCACCAGCTCGCCCTTCGGCATGGCGAATTCGCCGGATGCCTGACGCTCGGCCTCATCCACCTGCTCGAGGATGCGCCTGGCGGCATCGACATAGGTCGCGCCTGCATCGGTCAAGGCGATCTTGCGGGTTGTACGGGTAAGCAGCTTGGTTCCGAGCAGCGTTTCCAGATCGGTGATCTTGCGGCTCAGCGTTGGCAGGGGAATTTTCAGCGACCGGCTGGCCGCCGACAGGTTTCCCCTGTCCACCACCTCCAACAGCATCGACATGGCTTCGAACCGGTCCAATCTATTCTTCCATTTTCCGGTAAAATAACTTTCATTTTAAGCATATTCTCTTCGTGGATGGAAATCGACACATTTGCATCGACAAGCCAATCACGGCCTGCCGAGCAGCGAAGGAGATCTCCATGTCCCGCATTTCCATTCCCGCCAAGGACGACGTACCGGAAGCAACAAAGCCAACGCTCGACGCCATCCAGAAGGCGCTGGGCTCTGTTCCGAATATCTTCCGCCTTGTCGCCAACAGCCCGGCTGCGCTGACGGCCTTCACCAGCTTCCAGAACGCACTTTCCCGAACATTCGATGTGAAGACGCGCGAACGGATCGCGCTGGCCGTCGCTGAAGTGAACGGCTGTGACTATTGCCTGTCCGCCCATACCTATCTCGGCCTCAACTTCGCAAAGATCAGCCCGGAAGAAATCGCCCTCAATCGGAAGGGTGTCTCGGCTGATGCCAGGGCGCACGCTGCCGTCAGCTTTGCCGTCAAGATCGCCGAGGCACGCGGTCATGTAACCGATGCTGATATCGCGAACGTCCGCGCTGCCGGCTTTTCGGATGCGCAGATCGTTGAAATCGTCGCTCTGGTCGCCGAAAACACCTTCACCAATTATCTGAATGAAGTCGCCAAGACCGATATCGACTTCCCGGTCGTGCTCGCGGCCGATGCTGCCTGACGGATGAGGAGCGGGCCTAAAGCTCCGCTCCCTCAAAACCTTGAGGAGATGGATTATGTCCTACGGATTTCTCGACATAGCCTCGACGCCCAGCGTGCGCGCCGCCCAGGCAGAAATGGGCGTCCAGGACTTCTGGACCAACCTGCCGACCGACAGGAGCTTCGACCGCTTCACCGAAAACGAGAGCGCCTTCATTGCGTCGCGCGACAGCTTCTATATGGCCTCCGTTTCCGAAACCGGTTGGCCCTATGTCCAGCATCGGGGCGGCCCGCAAGGCTTCCTCAACGTGGTCGACGATCGCACGCTCGCCTTTGCGGATTATCGCGGCAACCGTCAGTACATCAGCGTCGGCAATCTGGCGGCGAATGAGCGGGTCTGCCTCTTTCTCATGGATTATCCCCGCCGCGCGCGGCTTAAGATCTATGCCCATGCCGAAAAGCTGGCGCTCGATGCCGATCCTGCACTGACGGAGCTCGTCGCCACGCCCTCCTATCGGGCAAAGCCGGAACGCCTCTTCCGACTGCGTCTGGAAGCTTTCGACTGGAACTGCCCGCAGCATATTACGCCGCGTTACACCGAGGCGGAGATCACCATCGCCGTCCAACCGCTTCGCCAGCGCCTTGCCGAACTGGAAGCCGAGAATGCCATCTTGCGGGCGCAGGTTGCTCCGGCCGGAGAAAGCAAAGCGTAGGTTACGGGCTTTCCGACGCTCGCGCCTGATACCGTGCCCGAGATCCTAGTGGATGAGGAACTGGCTTGAGACGGCGGATTGACGATCCTCTCCATCCAGCAGGTCGAGAGGTGCGTCACCGTTCTTGAGGACAAGGCTTTCGATCACCTTGGAAAGCGTATCGATCGCAATTCCCGTGCCGTCACCGGCGGCCGGTTGCTGCTCGTCCGCAGCTTTTGCCGCATTGAAGCTTTCCTGCTTTTGTGCGATCCACGCCTTGAAGGTTTCGCCCTTCATGGCGGCAGCCGACGGGATGGTCGACGTAATGGAAGCGCCATCGGGAAGGTCTGTGTGAATAGTGAATTCTTCCGGCGGAAAGTCTCCCCGGTTGGCAGTAATTGTCTCCACAAGAGCAATGTGACGCACGTTGTTCGGGTGGGCCAATTGTCCATACTTCGAAGCGTCCAACTGCATCACCGCATCGTAGGTCTGCGAGAAAGCTTTTCGCAGACCCTCGCTGCCGGCGAAGGCCTTGGAAATTGCCTCGGCGACAGCCGGCGTGCCCGCCTTGTACACGGACGAAGACAAAAAACTCGCGACCGAGCCGCTGGCTGGCCAGTTCGGCTTGATCAGGCGTAAAGAGGCGTAGGCATTGATGACGAAAGAAGGCAGGGCAGTCATGGCTTGTGTCCTCGGAAAACCAGACCACCGTCATCGGTGAGCGGTCCTGAAAAGAGCTGCGGCGTCATGCCCGCGAAGTCGCGATGATGAAGCGACTCTAGATTGCATCCGTTGACAGGGCGTTAATGCTAACTGGATGTCAACATTGCGAACCGCAAGCTGTGGGCAGGCAGTACATCAATGGCGATCTGTGTCGGTACCAGGAGGCTGCGCGACCCGGCTACTCAGCGGAGACCATGCCCCGATCTGTGAGCCGCATTGCGAAGTCGATGCCCATGGCGAGCGCGCCCTGGGCGGCGGTCAGTCCGGCCATCAGTCGGAAACGGTTACATCGATCCAGCGTCCGGTCCCTTGGCTGCCATAGATATCGACATCGATCCAGACATTGCCGTGAACGATCATTGCAGCAGCTTCCCGGGTCATGGTCCCGTTGCGGAGCATGGCTTCAAGCGATTGACGATTGGCCTGATCGGCAAAGAAGGAGTCCGACTGGTCGTCATTGTCGCGAATACCGTACTGATGGAAATTCGCTCGATCCTGGCGGATGATCTGCCAAGGTTGTGTGAGCCGCGTTCCTTTCGAATTGAAAAGATCGGCCTCGCCGATATAGGCGCGGTAGTGCTCAATGGGGCGGTTCGTATGCGTAGCCGTCACGCTCGACTGGGCAAGCACAGGCGCGCCGACAACCAGGACACTGACAGCGATCGAAATAAGTTTTCTCATGGTGATCCTCTCCGGGCATGAATATTGCGAGTTGACGATCTTTGCCAGGGGCAAGGCCCTGGATGGTTAACGCCGCGATCGAGCCTTCTCGCCGCAATCGACATGCACCCACGGCAAGCTCCGGGGCGCTACGGCCACGATTTCTCCCTTTTCATTGCAATGGTAAGGTGGATGGTGGCAGCACGAAACATCCGGGGAGGCATTGAGGCTGACATATGGCGAGTAAGCACAGGATCACAGACCGCCTTTCGACGGCGATCCTTCTCACCGGCCTTGCGGGCGTTGCGGCGGCCGACCAGCCGGATCCGTTTGGTCAATTCAGTGAACGTTGCCTTGGGCGGGGGCCGGACTTCCAGCGCACCGTCGCCGCTGCCAAGGACCGGGACTGGCCGGCTCTCGCAACCGACATGACCACCAGCCTCACGCCGGTAGAGAATCCGGTCGCGCTGGAAGGCTGGAACCTGACCGCGGAAGGAGATGGATCGTTCGAGGCCCTCGTGGTCGCACGGGCGGCTGTAGGCGACAGCAAGGTGGAAAGCTGCACCATGGCCTATGCGGAAGTCGACGCTGCAGCCTTTGAGCGTCGCCTCGTCGATGAGACGCGCGCCAAGGCGTCCGGCACGAAGAATGGTCAGGGGCGTATCAGGAAATTCTTCGAGGCCTCGTCTTCCGAGCGCAGGCAAGCGATTACGCTCGACCTGCCCCTCTATCCGAATGGACACGACGAAGTCATCGTCAGCGTCGTCTCGGAGCAGCAGGTCGAAAACTAATCGGCTGTTTCGGTTCGCTCTTGTGCCGCCTGTGGGACTGTCGGTTGCGCGGGGGTTCGGCGATCCGCCCAGGCGGTGGAAATCCCGCCAGACTTGTTACTCCCGCGTGTCGGTACCTGGGCCTAGGCTCCCCGATGACCATCAGGAAACCCCTTCTGATGGCACGATCAATTACAGGAGCAGGCCTTGAACATCGAAAACAAAACGGTCCTGATCACCGGCGCCAATCGTGGCATCGGCCGGGCTCTCATGGACGAAGCGCTGCTGCGCGGCGCAA
Proteins encoded:
- a CDS encoding sugar ABC transporter ATP-binding protein, translated to MALILDRIGKSFPGVRALNNASLSLNGGEIHALMGENGAGKSTLIKIITGVHRPDSGTVTLGGAPLSLSSPRDAIALGISAVHQERNLIPRFSVAENILLEGLPVRNGLVDFRRANDEAREHLRKVGLDVDPATEVRRLSVAQMQMVEIAKALSHQAKVLLLDEPTASITDAETEILFRLVRQLRDQGTAILFVSHKLEEVLSLCDRVTVLRDGETTLCGAPMAGMTRQTLIEAMIGRAERPVIARSGKPQEGTPKIELREVATAAGHGDISFSLYRGEILGLYGLVGAGRTELVRAIIGKDKLKSGMVLIDGKSVRIGSVEEAIKRFRMGYVSEDRKHEGVVLAHPIRSNIAMTVWDRIASTFGLIGAGKERKTAAPLARQLEIRTPNLEKLVGNLSGGNQQKVSLAKWLAADVDILFIDEPTVGIDIKAKAYIHELINGLADKGIAILLISSDMPEMVALADRILVMHDFRIVHEHKNDRKYETASRAIMSAIHAAEPVQTRTAR
- a CDS encoding mandelate racemase/muconate lactonizing enzyme family protein, which translates into the protein MARIEKIELRMVDLPPKVKRTDAIQSFVSQETPIVTITDSDGASGTGYSYTIGTGGSSVMRLLSDHLAPLLIGEDADCIEAIWHKMEFATHATTIGAITALAVAAVDTALWDLRAKKQKLPLWKLAGGAKESCPLYTTEGGWLHIEKEALVEDALQAKAKGFSGSKVKIGKPHGAEDYARLSAMRTALGDGFEIMTDCNQGFTVDEVIRRAARLKELDLAWIEEPLPADDLDGHIRLSRSTPTPIAVGESLYSIRHFREYMQKGACSIVQVDVARIGGITPWLKVAHAAEAFDIPVCPHFLMELHVSLVCAIQNGKYVEYIPQLDELTTKGMEIRNGRAVAPSESGIGIEWDWDAVKARSIAEFTTEVRPGR
- a CDS encoding L-rhamnose mutarotase, which gives rise to MQRMGMVIGLEPDKVADYKALHAAVWPEILALLSACNITNYSIFLKEPENLLFGYWEYVGDDFEVDMSKMAADPTNQAWWAVCMPCQKPLAIRKEGEWWAMMAEVFHLD
- a CDS encoding FitA-like ribbon-helix-helix domain-containing protein; translation: MASMTIRNLDETLKKRLRIRAAIHGRSMEDEARDILRSALATSEPSRSLVQSIRARLESTGGVELDIPTREPIRDAPDFER
- a CDS encoding type II toxin-antitoxin system VapC family toxin; amino-acid sequence: MIILDTNVLSELLVPSPNTTVIDWLANQQPASIFTTAITEAEILFGLRLLPEGRRRRDLEAAILPIFNDDLYGRILPFDRDAADIYATIATVRRAAGRPISQFDAQIAAIALSRGASLATRNEADFEKIGLEIINPWKAS
- a CDS encoding SLC13 family permease codes for the protein MTTQQILAFSVIAMMMGVFIWDRFRYDVVACCALVLSVAVGIVPPDKAFSGFSDDIVIIVGSALIVSAGVARSGVVDMAIKRFFPNLNTLHSQLALLMIAVALLSAFIKNIGALAIMMPVAFQFARKSSVSPSQYLMPMSFAALLGGLMTQIGTSPNIVVSRLRAEMTGSSFTMFDFTPVGGVLTIVGITFLIFFHWLVPSRTKQGSSIEEAVEIKNYTSEALVTAESAVLEKPISVLVKPGDGEVIATAVLRGATRMSPFPDLTLRENDIVLLEGPPAALDRIVSAGKLQLSGKPIIGSGQMKAEVISIEVVIGQESPLKGRSVKQLALAYTRGVNLLAISRHGERLKERLANLTLAAGDVLVLQGSRENLPVVMQDLTLLPLAQREILLGTRRRAFIPLVILALAMATTAVGIAPVPVAFFAAALGMVVFRAIPLADIYKSVDGPILIMLAALIPVSDTLRTSGGSDLIAHGLGDFAKGLPAWGALGLILVAAMAVTPFLNNAATVLVMGPIAVGFATDLGFRPEAFLMAVAIGAGCDFLTPVGHQCNTLVFGPGGYKFSDYPRLGLPLSFLIVIVSMPALLYVWPVN
- a CDS encoding LysR substrate-binding domain-containing protein translates to MDRFEAMSMLLEVVDRGNLSAASRSLKIPLPTLSRKITDLETLLGTKLLTRTTRKIALTDAGATYVDAARRILEQVDEAERQASGEFAMPKGELVITAPVQFGRLHVLPVVADFLAAFPAINVRLMLADRNIDLVDEHVDMAVRIGNLPDSAMVATRIGSVRRVVCGSPALFAGRGAPKEPADLLGLPCISVEILTPTAGWQFQKPGAAKAIDVLISPRLSVTTTEAAAEAAIRGAGVTRLLYYQVAGAVAAGALKLVLEDFEPEPAPIHLVHLARGQMPLKMRHFLDFAAPRLRASVAAL
- a CDS encoding carboxymuconolactone decarboxylase family protein, encoding MSRISIPAKDDVPEATKPTLDAIQKALGSVPNIFRLVANSPAALTAFTSFQNALSRTFDVKTRERIALAVAEVNGCDYCLSAHTYLGLNFAKISPEEIALNRKGVSADARAHAAVSFAVKIAEARGHVTDADIANVRAAGFSDAQIVEIVALVAENTFTNYLNEVAKTDIDFPVVLAADAA
- a CDS encoding pyridoxamine 5'-phosphate oxidase family protein; translation: MSYGFLDIASTPSVRAAQAEMGVQDFWTNLPTDRSFDRFTENESAFIASRDSFYMASVSETGWPYVQHRGGPQGFLNVVDDRTLAFADYRGNRQYISVGNLAANERVCLFLMDYPRRARLKIYAHAEKLALDADPALTELVATPSYRAKPERLFRLRLEAFDWNCPQHITPRYTEAEITIAVQPLRQRLAELEAENAILRAQVAPAGESKA